The Henckelia pumila isolate YLH828 unplaced genomic scaffold, ASM3356847v2 CTG_461:::fragment_3, whole genome shotgun sequence genome window below encodes:
- the LOC140872178 gene encoding thioredoxin-like protein CXXS1 yields the protein MAGHVEQVIESRVGKVESEETWDLLMSQAKNQGCPVVVHFTASWCIPSVAMKQFFEELALCHQDILFLTVDVDEVKVVASKMEIKAMPTFLLVKEGVATRKLVGANPDEIKKRVKELVYHY from the exons ATGGCAGGGCATGTTGAGCAAGTGATAGAGTCGAGAGTTGGCAAAGTAGAATCAGAGGAAACATGGGATTTGCTTATGTCTCAGGCTAAGAATCAAGGTTGTCCT GTTGTGGTGCACTTTACAGCTTCTTGGTGCATACCTTCGGTTGCAATGAAGCAGTTCTTTGAAGAATTGGCATTGTGCCACCAAGATATCTTGTTTCTCACCGTCGATGTCGATGAAGTCAAG GTTGTGGCATCAAAGATGGAGATAAAGGCAATGCCAACATTTTTACTGGTGAAGGAAGGAGTTGCAACGCGTAAACTCGTTGGTGCAAATCCAGATGAAATCAAGAAAAGGGTCAAAGAATTAGTGTATCATTATTag